A window of the Phaseolus vulgaris cultivar G19833 chromosome 5, P. vulgaris v2.0, whole genome shotgun sequence genome harbors these coding sequences:
- the LOC137835973 gene encoding coatomer subunit beta'-2-like: MPLRLEIKRKLAQRSERVKCVDLHPTEPWILASLYSGTVCIWNYQSQTMTKSFEVTELPVRSAKFIARRQWVVAGADDMFIRVYNYNTMDKVKVFEAHTDYIRCVAVHPTLPYVLSSSDDMLIKLWDWEKGWVCTQIFEGHSHYVMQVTFNPKDTNTFASASLDRTIKIWNLGSPDPNFTLDAHQKGVNCVDYFTGGDKPYLITGSDDHTAKVWDYQTKSCVQTLDGHTHNVSAVCFHPELPIIITGSEDGTVRIWHSTTYRLENTLNYGLERVWAIGYLRASRRVVIGYDEGTIMVKLGREVPVASMDNSGKIIWAKHNEIQTVNIKSVGADVEIADGERLPLAVKELGTCDLYPQNLKHNPNGRFVVVCGDGEYIIYTALAWRNRSFGSALEFVWSFEGEYAVRESTSKIKIFSKTFQEKRSVRPTFSAERIFGGTLLAMCSNDFICFYDWAECRLIYRIDVSVKNLYWADSGDLVTIASDTSFYILKYNRDVVISHLDSGRPVDEEGVEDAFELLHEMNERVRTGIWVGDCFIYNNSSWRLNYCVGGEVTTMFHLDRPMYLLGYLANQSRVYLIDKEFNVMGYTLLLSLIEYKTLVMRGDLERANEILPSIPKEHHNSVAHFLESRGMIEDALEVATDPDYRFDLAIQLGKLDDAKSIAIELQSETKWKQLGELAMSTGKLEMAEECLQHAMDLSGLLLLYSSLGDAEGISKLAFLAKEQGKNNVAFLCLFMLGKLEDCLQLLVESNRIPEAALMARSYLPSKASEIVAIWRKDLNKVNPKAAESLADPEEYPNLFEDWQVALAVESKAAETRDVYPPADQYVNHADKSHITLVQAFRNMQIEEEEEHLENGLTEQNGEEHYTEEQNGEEGSQEEAVVVDADSTDGAVLVNGNEAEEDWVLAPHH; this comes from the exons GAAATCAAG CGAAAGCTTGCGCAAAGATCAGAAAGAGTAAAATGCGTGGATCTGCATCCAACAGAACCATG GATTCTGGCGAGTTTATACTCTGGAACTGTCTGTATCTGGAACTACCAATCTCAG ACCATGACCAAATCTTTTGAGGTTACTGAGTTGCCAG TTAGATCGGCCAAGTTTATTGCACGCAGACAGTGGGTTGTTGCTGGAGCAGATGATATGTTTATTCGTGTATATAATTATAACACGATGGATAAGGTCAAAGTATTTGAAGCACATACTGATTACATTAGGTGTGTGGCAGTTCATCCCACCCTTCCTTATGTGCTTTCATCATCTGATGATATGCTCATAAAGCTCTGGGATTGGGAAAAAGGTTGGGTCTGTACCCAGATATTTGAAGGCCATTCTCATTATGTCATGCAAGTTACATTTAATCCCAAAGACACAAACACCTTTGCCAGTGCATCTCTTGATCGAACCATAAAG atTTGGAATCTTGGCTCTCCTGACCCTAATTTTACATTGGATGCACATCAGAAGGGAGTGAATTGCGTTGATTATTTTACAGGTGGTGACAAACCGTATCTAATCACTGGTTCTGATGATCACACTGCCAAG GTATGGGATTATCAGACCAAAAGTTGTGTCCAGACCCTAGATGGTCACACACACAATGTATCTGCTGTATGCTTCCATCCTGAACTTCCTATAATCATTACTGGTTCTGAAGATGGTACAGTACGCATATGGCACTCCACGACTTATAG GCTTGAGAACACAttgaactatggccttgaaagAGTTTGGGCTATTGGATACTTGAGGGCTTCCCGTCG AGTTGTGATTGGCTATGATGAAGGAACAATTATGGTCAAACTTGGTCGAGAGGTACCTGTGGCTAGCATGGACAACAGCGGGAAAATTATTTGGGCTAAGCATAATGAAATCCAGACTGTCAATATCAAAAGTGTAGGAGCAGATGTAGAG ATTGCTGATGGAGAAAGGTTACCTTTAGCTGTTAAGGAGTTGGGCACCTGTGATCTCTATCCCCAA AATTTAAAGCACAATCCAAATGGGAGGTTTGTTGTTGTATGTGGAGATGGTGAGTATATTATATACACTGCATTGGCTTGGAGAAATAGGTCATTTGGTTCAGCACTGGAATTTGTTTGGTCTTTTGAGGGAGAATATGCTGTCAGAGAGAGTACATCAAAGATTAAAATTTTTAGCAAAACTTTCCAG GAAAAGAGGAGTGTCCGACCAACATTTTCTGCTGAAAGAATATTTGGTGGCACTTTACTGGCAATGTGCTCCAATGATTTCATTTGCTTTTACGATTGGGCTGAATGCAGGTTGATCTATCGCATTGATGTCAGTGTGAAA aACCTCTACTGGGCTGACAGTGGTGATCTAGTAACGATTGCTAGTGATACATCATTCTACATTCTGAAGTACAAT CGTGATGTTGTTATATCACATTTAGATAGTGGAAGACCGGTAGACGAGGAAGGTGTTGAAGATGCTTTTGAACTCTTACATGAAATGAATGAGCGTGTTAGGACAGGCATCTGGGTTGGGGATTGCTTTATCTACAACAATTCCTCTTGGAGACTTAACTACTGCGTTGGTGGTGAG gTTACTACAATGTTTCATTTGGACCGCCCTATGTACTTGTTGGGATATCTTGCAAACCAAAGTCGTGTTTATTTGATTGACAAAGAGTTTAA TGTAATGGGATACACACTACTTTTAAGCTTGATTGAGTACAAGACACTTGTGATGCGTGGTGATTTGGAAAGGGCCAATGAAATTCTGCCATCAATCCCTAAAGAGCATCATAACAG TGTGGCTCACTTCCTGGAATCACGAGGGATGATAGAAGATGCTCTTGAAGTAGCTACTGACCCTGACTACAGATTTGATCTAGCGATACAACTTGGAAAACTAGATGATGCAAAG AGTATTGCAATAGAATTACAGAGTGAGACTAAATGGAAGCAGTTGGGAGAATTAGCTATGTCTACTGGAAAG TTAGAAATGGCTGAGGAATGTTTGCAGCATGCAATGGATTTGAGTGGTTTGTTACTCCTATATTCTTCTTTAGGAGATGCTGAAGGAATATCGAAACTTGCATTCCTTGCTAAGGAACAAGGGAAGAACAATGTTGCTTTCCTGTGCTTATTTATGTTGGGTAAATTAGAAGACTGCCTCCAACTATTGGTAGAAAG CAATCGAATTCCAGAGGCAGCTTTAATGGCTCGATCTTATCTTCCGAGTAAGGCATCAGAGATAGTGGCAATTTGGAGAAAAGATCTCAATAAG GTTAATCCAAAAGCTGCTGAATCATTGGCTGATCCTGAAGAATATCCAAATTTGTTTGAAGACTGGCAAGTTGCACTTgctgttgaatctaaagctgcAGAAACAAG GGATGTGTACCCTCCTGCGGACCAGTACGTCAACCATGCTGACAAATCACACATTACCCTTGTTCAAGCTTTCAGAAATATGCAGATTGAGGAAGAAGAGGAGCATCTGGAGAATGGG TTGACTGAACAAAATGGAGAAGAGCACTACACAGAGGAACAAAATGGAGAGGAAGGAAGCCAAGAGGAGGCAGTTGTAGTGGATGCAGATTCTACAGATGGTGCAGTACTCGTTAATGGTAACGAGGCTGAAGAAGACTGGG TGCTTGCCCCACATCACTAG
- the LOC137835976 gene encoding nuclear pore complex protein NUP50A-like, whose product MGDADNALPPSKKRAAGRELTRDTPVDDEEDSPELETGTFKRASEDVLATRRIVKVRRQQTNSAPSANPFAGIRLVAPTESGANLAEISEVQSAGENTGADDSKRSDGIAKDSEKVEDGETKLSESKNSDDKPIEDKDAAVESNAEKDHTAEKEITDDKSQVDKEQSNDVTGSESEDKKDAAHESAGKLDKEQIVEGKDSENDDKNKDKKDKDSENDDKNEDKKDNTSENEEANAEGGHLKSFQLHSSSQNAFTGLAGTGFSTSSFSFGSFSNEGSGSIFGLKSDKPFGLALSNNGSSVLGASAVSKNEGTGIAMQEVAVETGEENEKVMFNADSVLFEFVDSSWKERGKGELKVNVASETKKARLLMRSRGNLRLILNARLYSDMKLTNMDKKGVTFACINSASEGKGGLSTFALKFKDGSIVEEFKAAVMAHKGETSTLLKTPENSPKASDD is encoded by the coding sequence ATGGGAGATGCTGATAATGCCCTTCCACCTTCAAAGAAAAGGGCTGCTGGAAGGGAACTCACTCGAGATACTCCTGTTGACGATGAGGAAGATTCTCCTGAGCTTGAGACTGGCACTTTCAAGAGAGCCAGTGAGGATGTTCTGGCAACCAGAAGGATAGTCAAGGTTCGTCGCCAACAAACTAATTCTGCTCCTTCTGCAAATCCTTTTGCTGGAATACGCCTAGTTGCTCCCACTGAATCCGGTGCTAATCTTGCTGAGATTAGTGAAGTACAATCAGCTGGTGAGAACACTGGTGCGGATGATTCAAAGAGGAGTGATGGTATAGCTAAGGATTCTGAGAAAGTTGAAGATGGGGAAACTAAGTTGTCAGAGAGCAAAAATAGTGATGATAAACCTATCGAGGATAAGGATGCTGCTGTAGAAAGCAATGCAGAGAAGGACCATACTGCAGAAAAAGAAATTACGGATGACAAATCTCAGGTAGATAAAGAACAAAGTAACGATGTCACAGGTAGTGAAAGTGAGGATAAGAAGGATGCTGCACATGAGAGTGCCGGCAAGTTAGATAAAGAACAAATAGTGGAGGGCAAGGATTCTGAAAATGATGATAAGAACAAGGATAAGAAAGACAAGGATTCTGAAAATGATGATAAGAACGAGGATAAGAAAGACAACACATCTGAAAATGAAGAGGCAAATGCTGAAGGTGGCCATTTGAAGTCCTTTCAACTGCACTCAAGTAGCCAAAATGCCTTTACAGGTCTTGCTGGAACTGGATTTTCTACTTCCTCATTTTCCTTTGGATCCTTTTCAAATGAAGGGTCCGGTTCTATTTTTGGACTGAAAAGTGATAAGCCATTTGGTCTTGCTTTATCCAACAATGGAAGCTCTGTTTTAGGGGCATCTGCTGTTTCTAAGAATGAGGGGACTGGTATAGCAATGCAGGAGGTTGCTGTTGAAACCGgggaagaaaatgagaaagtgATGTTCAATGCAGATTCAGTGTTGTTTGAGTTTGTTGACAGCAGTTGGAAGGAACGAGGAAAGGGAGAACTGAAGGTTAATGTTGCCAGTGAGACAAAAAAAGCCAGACTTCTTATGAGGTCTAGAGGAAATTTGAGATTGATATTGAATGCACGTCTTTATTCTGATATGAAGCTCACAAATATGGACAAGAAGGGTGTTACTTTTGCCTGCATCAATAGTGCCAGCGAAGGTAAAGGTGGTCTTTCAACATTTGCCTTGAAGTTCAAGGACGGGTCCATAGTGGAGGAGTTTAAAGCCGCTGTCATGGCTCACAAGGGTGAGACATCAACACTTCTCAAGACCCCTGAAAATTCTCCCAAGGCTTCTGATGATTGA
- the LOC137835975 gene encoding protein MLN51 homolog, which yields MATAGEEGLEYESDPEEATRSLAMRRRREASDDEEGDADERNVAVDRRIDYSDDSDGEGGVADYDDEEELEEEEEEQEEEELLEEEENEGRVAEEGGVNGTVVKDSDADVKEPLEESGNGDEEEKKENEPFAVPTAGAFYMHDDRFRDNSGGRQRRMRGGRRLWESKDDRKWGHDKFEEITLQERHYKEGRRPSKGSYRGRGGKTRGVDRSGGYVRGNRKGYDDNRGNQTQAPKSVVRGRGPRRYEPTNKSNDLASQAQNKEYGKQPEKVSHGGTGKTFTPVSNSEPDPVPSKKQVFASNLNYASPPFYPSSSSNKDTSVTSKGDIQTAAASRNIRPGVVDEGFFVQQNNALLRGKNVVDHVSMEKLYIDRSGAPSVGKAFNNLHMPPPGSSGVNASQSTHSRGTGRGGAVPVQMNYQRAASHNQASKIDPTQLQAIQRTAPGRTSPSVQAPAPQLGHRPGSGSQASSPPITSAAISSLDSGEIDGASESGKLKGALVGKGREASQGSGRGSFVYGGTMGTAGNVNGNHGDQNFPTFLPVMQFGGQHPGGIGVPAVGMAFPGYVGQPQLGLGNSEMTWLPVLTGAAGALGAAGALGAAGALGATYCPPYLTVDGAYHPRQPGQTSATATSSKENIVNKGSNEWKAPPKSETVNDEFGQRHNKPRRYSEMNFGQ from the exons ATGGCTACGGCGGGTGAAGAAGGGCTTGAGTACGAGAGTGATCCCGAAGAGGCCACGAGATCGCTCGCAATGCGGAGAAGGCGCGAGGCCAGTGATGATGAGGAAGGCGACGCCGACGAGAGGAACGTCGCCGTCGATCGCCGGATAGACTATTCCGATGATTCCGACGGCGAGGGTGGCGTGGCGGATTATGACGACGAAGAAGAAttggaagaagaggaagaagagcaGGAGGAAGAGGAGTTGttggaagaagaagagaatgagGGTAGGGTTGCAGAGGAAGGAGGTGTGAATGGTACAGTGGTTAAGGACTCTGATGCTGATGTTAAAGAGCCTTTGGAGGAATCAGGGAATGGAGACGAGGAAGAGAAGAAGGAGAATGAACCGTTTGCGGTGCCCACTGCTGGAGCATTTTATATGCACGATGATCGCTTCAGGGATAATTCCGGTGGACGCCAGAG GCGCATGCGTGGTGGAAGGAGACTCTGGGAGTCCAAGGATGACAGGAAGTGGGGACATGATAAGTTTGAGGAAATTACTCTGCAAGAAAGGCACTACAAAGAG GGAAGGAGACCTTCAAAGGGTAGTTATAGAGGTCGTGGAGGTAAAACACGAGGTGTTGATCGCAGTGGAGGATATGTTCGAGGTAACAGAAAAGGGTATGATGATAACAGGGGCAATCAAACACAGGCACCAAAGAGTGTTGTCCGAGGGAGAGGACCCCGTAGGTACGAGCCTACTAATAAGAGCAATGATTTAGCATCACAGGCGCAAAATAAAGA ATATGGGAAGCAGCCAGAGAAAGTTTCACATGGTGGTACAGGGAAAACTTTCACTCCAGTCTCAAATTCTGAGCCCGATCCTGTACCTTCCAAGAAACAGGTCTTTGCATCAAATTTGAATTATGCATCTCCCCCTTTTTACCCTTCAAGTTCTTCTAACAAAGATACAAGTGTGACATCAAAAGGGGATATCCAAACTGCTGCTGCAAGCAGGAACATTCGGCCTGGTGTTGTCGATGAGGGTTTTTTTGTTCAACAAAACAATGCACTTCTTCGGGGAAAGAATGTTGTTGATCATGTCAGCATGGAGAAGTTGTATATTGATCGGTCTGGCGCTCCATCTGTTGGGAAAGCTTTTAACAATTTGCATATGCCGCCACCTGGATCTTCTGGAGTTAATGCATCTCAGTCTACTCATTCAAGAGGTACTGGGAGGGGTGGAGCAGTACCAGTGCAGATGAATTATCAGCGTGCTGCCTCTCATAATCAAGCTAGTAAAATTGATCCAACTCAACTCCAGGCTATTCAGAGAACTGCTCCAGGGCGAACTTCACCTTCTGTGCAAGCCCCTGCTCCACAGTTGGGTCATCGACCTGGTAGTGGGTCTCAAGCTTCATCTCCCCCAATCACGTCCGCTGCAATTAGTTCATTGGATTCTGGAGAAATTGATGGAGCTTCAGAATCAGGTAAATTGAAGGGTGCATTGGTTGGGAAGGGAAGGGAAGCTTCCCAGGGTAGCGGAAGGGGCTCTTTTGTTTATGGTGGAACTATGGGCACTGCTGGAAATGTCAATGGTAATCATGGAGATCAGAACTTCCCAACCTTTTTGCCAG TTATGCAATTTGGTGGGCAGCATCCTGGTGGCATAGGAGTTCCTGCTGTTGGCATGGCATTCCCTGGATATGTTGGTCAGCCTCAACTTGGTTTGGGAAACTCTGAAATGACATG GCTACCAGTTTTGACTGGGGCAGCAGGAGCTCTAGGGGCGGCTGGAGCTTTAGGGGCAGCAGGTGCTTTAGGGGCTACATACTGTCCACCCTATCTCACTGTTGATGGTGCTTATCATCCACGACAACCAGGGCAGACATCTGCAACAGCTACTTCAAG CAaggaaaatattgtgaataaaGGTAGTAATGAATGGAAGGCACCCCCAAAATCTG AGACTGTAAATGATGAGTTTGGACAGCGGCATAATAAGCCCCGCAG ATACTCGGAGATGAACTTTGGGCAATGA
- the LOC137835974 gene encoding uncharacterized protein: MEESINRGEFQPNLAKQTSLRLGGSFKSTLSGRSTPRNSPSFRRQNSGRTPRKEGRSGIGGALWFRSNRLLFWLLLITLWAYLGFFVQSRWAHSDKKEEFSGFGTGPRNTGSDAEQVQRRDLLASDHSLSANNETDANIALSSKTINVVLAKRGNDVPSHRKTSSKKRSRRRRASKGKSSGKLKPSTDVKDADIEEQKPEIPTANGTYGLLVGPFGPVEDRILEWSPEKRSGTCNRKGDFARLVWSRRFILVFHELSMTGAPLSMMELATELLSCGATVSAVVLSKKGGLMSELARRRIKVLEDKADLSFKTAMKADLVIAGSAVCASWIDQYIERFPAGASQVVWWIMENRREYFDLSKDALDRVKMLVFLSESQSKQWLKWCEEESIKLRSYPEIIPLSVNDELAFVAGIPSTLNTPSFSTDKMVEKRQLLRESVRKEIGLNDSDMLVISLSSINPGKGQLLLLESVSSVLEQGWLQDDKKMKKVSNIKEGISTLARKHRIRKLLPVLKNGKVVSNDISSNSLSRRKQVLPDDKGTIQKSLKLLIGSVGSKSNKADYVKSLLNFLEQHPNTSKSIFWTPATTRVASLYSAADVYVINSQGLGETFGRVTIEAMAFGLPVLGTEAGGTKEIVEHNVTGLLHPVGHPGNLVLAQNLRFLLKNQLARKQMGVEGRKKVQQMYLKQHMYKKFVEVIVRCMRSK; this comes from the exons ATGGAAGAAAGCATCAATAGAGGGGAATTTCAGCCTAATTTGGCTAAACAGACTTCATTGAGGTTAGGTGGTAGTTTTAAATCAACGTTATCTGGAAGATCAACTCCGCGAAATTCGCCTTCATTTCGGCGACAGAATTCTGGCCGCACACCAAGAAAAGAAGGAAGGAGCGGTATAGGCGGGGCACTGTGGTTTCGGAGCAATCGTTTACTTTTTTGGTTGCTTCTAATTACCCTCTGGGCTTATCTTGGGTTTTTCGTTCAGTCCAGGTGGGCTCATAGTGATAAGAAGGAGGAATTTTCTGGGTTTGGAACTGGGCCGCGGAATACTGGCTCAGACGCGGAACAGGTTCAGCGCCGTGATTTACTTGCTAGTGATCATTCATTGTCTGCTAATAACGAGACTGATGCAAACATAGCATTGTCTAGTAAAACTATAAATGTAGTTTTGGCCAAGAGAGGCAATGATGTTCCATCTCATCGTAAAACGAGCTCAAAGAAGAGGAGCAGGAGAAGACGTGCTTCGAAAGGTAAATCAAGTGGTAAGCTGAAACCAAGTACAGATGTTAAGGACGCTGATATAGAGGAGCAGAAGCCAGAAATTCCTACGGCCAATGGTACGTATGGATTGCTTGTGGGTCCGTTTGGCCCAGTGGAGGATAGGATTCTGGAATGGAGTCCAGAGAAACGTTCTGGGACATGTAACAGGAAGGGGGACTTTGCACGTCTTGTTTGGTCCAGAAGATTTATCTTGGTATTCCATGAGCTTTCCATGACTGGAGCTCCACTTTCAATGATGGAGTTGGCAACCGAACTTTTGAGCTGTGGGGCTACGGTTTCAGCTGTTGTGCTTAGCAAGAAAGGTGGCTTGATGTCAGAGCTTGCTAGGAGACGGATCAAGGTGCTTGAGGACAAAGCTGATCTCAGCTTCAAAACTGCAATGAAGGCCGATCTTGTCATTGCTGGTTCAGCTGTCTGTGCATCATGGATTG ATCAATATATCGAACGTTTTCCTGCTGGTGCAAGCCAAGTTGTCTGGTGGATTATGGAAAATCGGCGAGAGTACTTTGATCTTTCAAAAGATGCATTGGACAGAGTAAAGATGTTGGTTTTTCTTTCTGAATCACAATCTAAACAGTGGTTAAAATGGTGCGAAGAGGAAAGCATAAAACTTAGATCCTACCCTGAAATTATTCCATTGTCTGTTAATGATGAACTGGCATTTGTAGCTGGTATTCCTTCAACACTTAACACTCCATCCTTTAGTACTGACAAAATGGTGGAGAAAAGGCAGTTATTGCGGGAATCAGTCCGAAAAGAAATTGGCCTAAATGATAGTGACATGCTTGTGATATCTCTGAGTAGCATCAACCCTGGGAAGGGCCAGCTCTTGCTTCTTGAATCAGTAAGCTCAGTACTTGAACAAGGATGGTTGCAAGAtgataagaaaatgaaaaaggtaTCAAATATAAAGGAAGGCATATCTACCCTGGCTAGAAAGCATCGTATTAGAAAATTGTTGCCGGTGTTGAAGAATGGCAAAGTAGTTTCAAATGATATCTCAAGCAATTCTTTAAGCAG GAGGAAACAAGTTTTGCCTGATGACAAAGGAACAATTCAAAAATCTCTCAAGCTTCTTATTGGTTCTGTTGGATCAAAGAGTAACAAGGCAGATTATGTTAAAAGCCTTCTAAATTTCTTAGAACAGCATCCAAACAcctcaaaatcaattttttggACTCCAGCCACAACTCGGGTTGCCTCACTTTACTCTGCTGCCGATGTTTATGTTATAAACTCTCAG GGGCTGGGAGAAACATTTGGACGTGTGACTATAGAAGCAATGGCGTTTGGTCTTCCG GTTCTTGGAACGGAAGCTGGGGGAACAAAGGAGATTGTTGAGCACAATGTTACAGGTCTTCTTCATCCTGTTGGACATCCAGGGAATCTTGTTCTGGCTCAGAATCTCCGGTTTTTGCTCAAAAACCAGTTGGCAAGGAAGCAAATGGGTGTGGAAGGAAGAAAGAAGGTACAGCAAATGTATTTGAAGCAACACATGTATAAGAAATTTGTAGAGGTTATTGTGAGATGCATGAGAAGTAAATAA
- the LOC137835977 gene encoding F-box/kelch-repeat protein At1g80440, producing the protein MELISGLPEDVARDCLIRVPYEQLAAVASVCKGWSSEIHSPEFHRRRRTTKHAQKILVTVQSKIESEKARTGLLAKASANPVYRLSVFEPETGLWSELPLGPELASGLPMFCQIAGVGYELVVMGGWDPDSWKASNSVFIYNFLSAKWRRGADMPGGPRTFFACASDQDHTVYVAGGHDEEKNALKSALAYDVASDVWVPLPEMSRERDECKAVFRRGALRVVGGYCTEMQGRFERSAEVFDVASWKWGPLEEEFLDAAACPRTCVDGGDGKEGEMYMCRGGDVVVLQGETWRKVAKVPREIRNVASVGVWEGSMFVIGSSGFGEPHMGFVLDLKNGAWAKVVSPEEYTGHLQSSCILEI; encoded by the coding sequence ATGGAGTTGATTTCAGGTCTACCAGAGGACGTTGCCCGAGACTGTTTGATTAGGGTTCCGTACGAGCAACTCGCGGCGGTGGCATCCGTATGCAAAGGGTGGAGCTCCGAGATTCACTCGCCGGAGTTTCACCGGCGGAGGAGAACCACAAAACACGCACAGAAAATCCTTGTCACGGTTCAATCCAAAATAGAATCCGAAAAGGCACGAACCGGCTTGCTTGCGAAGGCCTCTGCGAATCCGGTTTATCGGCTGAGCGTGTTCGAACCGGAAACGGGTCTGTGGAGCGAGTTGCCCTTGGGACCCGAACTCGCTTCCGGGTTACCCATGTTCTGTCAGATAGCGGGTGTCGGGTACGAGCTTGTCGTTATGGGCGGGTGGGACCCGGATTCGTGGAAAGCGTCGAATTCGGTTTTTATCTACAACTTTCTGTCGGCCAAGTGGCGGCGTGGGGCCGACATGCCGGGTGGGCCCAGGACGTTTTTCGCGTGCGCGTCTGATCAGGATCATACGGTGTACGTAGCGGGCGGGCACGACGAGGAGAAGAACGCGCTGAAGTCAGCGCTTGCGTACGACGTGGCGAGCGACGTGTGGGTCCCGCTGCCGGAGATGTCGCGCGAGCGCGACGAGTGCAAGGCCGTGTTCCGCCGCGGCGCGCTCCGCGTCGTGGGTGGCTACTGCACGGAGATGCAGGGGCGGTTCGAGCGGAGCGCGGAGGTCTTCGACGTGGCCTCGTGGAAGTGGGGCCCGTTGGAGGAGGAGTTCTTGGATGCGGCCGCGTGTCCTCGAACATGCGTGGACGGTGGGGATGGTAAGGAAGGGGAAATGTACATGTGCCGCGGCGGCGACGTGGTGGTGTTGCAGGGAGAGACGTGGCGGAAGGTGGCGAAGGTGCCGCGTGAGATTCGGAACGTTGCGAGCGTGGGAGTGTGGGAAGGGAGCATGTTTGTTATTGGGTCGAGTGGGTTTGGGGAACCGCATATGGGCTTTGTGCTGGATCTGAAGAATGGGGCTTGGGCCAAGGTTGTGAGCCCGGAAGAATACACTGGGCATTTGCAATCTAGTTGTATTTTGGAAATTTAG